AATTGTGATCGCCAGCGCGCCAAACGCCGGTGCCGTCCATCCTTTCACCAGGAAAATTGCTGCCGTTGCCATCAGCGTGGCGATCGTCATTCCGCTTACAGGACTAGCACTGGAGCCGACGATGCCCACGATGCGCGCACTCACGGTGACGAACAGGAACCCGAAGATCACCACCAGGATTGCAGCGGCAAAGTTTGCCGCTGCGCTCACCTGCGCTCCCGGAACAGGACGAAAGACCAGGAACGCGAACATCAGCAGAACCAGCAAAATGCTGCCCCCGATTACGACGCTCATCGGCAGATCGTGTTCGACGCGCGACCTCCTCGGCACATCCGCGTTCTTTTCAACGCCGGGCTTCGCTCTGATCTGAGCCAGACCCGCCGTGAACGCGCTGATGATTGTCGGCGCCGTCCGCAGCAGCGTAATCAGGCCGCTCGCCGCAACGGCACCCGCGCCCATAGGTCGCACGTATGTGCGCCACAGTGCGCTCGGGTCCATCATGCTGATCGGCACCGTGCCCGGGTAGAGCGGCGTCGTCATGTGCTTGCCGAAGAACACAATCGTCGGCATCAACACCAGCCAGGAGAAAACACCGCCGGCAAGCATGATGGCCGACACGCGGATACCGATGATATAGCCGACGCCCAGATACTCCGGCGTGACATCCGCGCGGAGCGATGCGCCCTTCATCAACTGCTGGCCGTTCGGGTCGAAGTTGAAGTCCTTCTTCGGCGTAGCCGGAAAGAGCGCGGTCAGGCCTTCGTTCTGGAATAGCGCATAGAGCGCACCAAACCCAAGGCCTAGAAAGACTCGGCTCGCGAATGATCCGCCGCGCTCGCCAGCGGTCAATACCTCGGCGCACGCCGTGCCCTCCGGATAGGTGAGCGCCCCGTGCTCTTCGACAATTAGCTGGCGCCGCAGCGGGATCATAAACAACACGCCCAGCCAGCCGCCGAAGAGCGCCAGAGCAAAGATGCGAAAGCCCTCAAGGTCAAAGCCGAGGAAGACCAGCGCCGGCAGGGTGAAGATTACGCCCGACGCAATCGACTGACCCGCATTCCCCGTGGTCTGGACGATGTTGTTTTCAAGGATTGACGCGCGGCCAAACACCCGCAAAATCGAGATCGACAGCACTGAAATCGGAATCGAAGCCGCAACCGTGAGGCCCGCCTTCAGCCCTACGTACACCGTCACGGCACCGAAGATGATCCCGAAGATCGCCCCCAGGATCAGCGCCCGCGCCGAAAGCTCTCTTGGGCTCTCCTCGGCAGACACAAAGGGGCGGAAGGTCGTGGTGGTGGTTGCCATCAGGCGTCATCTCCTCAGTCAGTAAGTCAGCTATCAAGTCAAAGGCTGCACCGGAGTGTACCAGCGCAGCCTCTTCGAACGCTTTCGCGTCTTCCCTCTTCTATTTCCCCACCTGCCGTCGCCCTTGCGCCTACCGCATCGTGCGCGCGTGTCTGCTCACGATTACCAGCCGCTCATTGGCCAGAATGCGCTTAGCCTGAGTCTTCGCATGGCTCGCCCACGGGCCGCTCGGGTCAAGCTGAATGTACCGCGTCCAGTGGCGCAGGGCCCGCCGCGGCTCCTGCATGCGCTCATAGGCGAGCGCCAGATTGTAGTGCGCATCCGCGTACTGCGGAACCAGCCTCAATGCCCGCTCATACGCTGCAATCGCATCCGGCAGCCGCTGCAGCTCATCCAGAACATTCCCCAGGTCGAAGAACGCCAGCGCATACTCCGGGTCGGCCTCCGTCGCCCGCCGATACAACGCCTCCGCGCTGTAAAAATCTCGCTCGTTATAGCGGATCGTCCCCAGATTGATAGCCGCCGCGGCATGGTGGGGCTGAATCTCGAGGATCTCGCCGTAGAGCTCCTTCGCCTCGGCCAGCGTCGCCGAATTCTCCTCCAGCCGCACCGCGCGCAGGAACATCTCCTGCACCTCAGCCGTGACCGAGTTTGCATCCGCCCCATAACGGCAAGCACGCCGGACCACTGCCAGCCCAGCCCTCGGAGTCAGTTCAAAATCGAACGCCATCTGACGCGTCATCGGATCCACCAGCGCCCCGCCCTGCCGGAACGCCAGCCGCGACCCACGCGGCACCACCGCCAGCTCCAGCAGCGGATTACTCAGTCCCGCGACCTTCTGCATGGCATCCACCGACTGCCGGATGCTCTTTACGGAAATCCTGGTTTCGGCCAGCTTTCGAAGCTTCCGGAGCTGGACGAGCTCGTCGAACGAATAGTGTTCCGAGGCGGAGATCAAACCCGCCCGCTCCCATGCATTCAACTGTCGATGAGGGAGGCGAAGGATGCGCAGAACGTCTTCTCGGCGGTACTGGCTCACGGCTCGTCTCTCGGTTCCGGAGCGGCCGCCCCACGCGACCGGCTCTGCTCCAGAGTATGCGGTGCCCACCCGTCGGCATCAAGCAGAGAATGCCTAAGACGTATCTTTTCAGTGGATAACTGGAATCAAATCAGGTTCAGCGCCGTCCATACAGCCAAACCAGGCCTCAGTCGCCGCCCCGGTCTCACCTGGGCAGGTAAATCGTGGCTCCCTCATGCTCCAGCACCGGCTTGTAGTTCTGGTTGATCGCCGCCGCGATCGCCGGATCGAACCGATCCGAAAAGGCGTCGTCATCCTGCAAATTGTCCAATTGCACCGCACCATAGCGATGCTCTCGCAACGCGTCCAGCATCACGCTGTCATCCAACTTATGGAATTTGATCAACCGCGTCGCGTTGAACGGATCGTAGTCATACGGTTTGCCGGCAAAGTAACACCTCAGCAGACTCTCGCACAGCGCAGGGCCGTTCTGCGCCGACAAAAGCGCAACATCCGCATCGAAGTACCGCTGGTCTGCAATGGTCTCGCGCAACCTTCCCACCGGATTCCACGTATTCCCCACGATCAGCGGAATCACCATCCACGCCAGAACAGCCACAGGAGCAAACCGCCGTACCCTCGGTCCCGCCCATCCCCAATCGCCCCGCCAGATGCGCAGCAGCGCAATCCCCGTCAGCATCGCCGTAGCCAGAATCGCCGTGAACTGAGCGTTCACCGACACTCCCGTTCCTCCGCCGAAGACCATCCCTAACACTAGACCCGCCGCGAGCAGGAACGCGAGCACCCGAACCCGCACATCCGCTCTCTCCCGTACCGCCGCATAGACAGCCAGCGCCAAAGGCAGCAGCAGCGGGCCAAAGACAGATCCCATCTGCTCCAGCCCCTTCACCGCTGAAAAGGTACGCGGCGCGGCGAGCTGCAAGAAGAACCCTGGCCCGCCGTACTGGACATTCAGCCAGACCGCCGGCGCCACAAACGCAGCTCCCCAGGCGCAAAACCACACCGCCTTGCGCCACGAAAGCAGCAGAAGATCCAGCACGACCGCAACCGGAAAGCCCAGAGGATCGTGCTTGATATTGCCGGCAATCACAAAAATCGCGGCCACGCCAGCCAGAGCTACAAGGTTCTTACGCCCGGCCACATAAAGCAGCAACCCCGCCATGAACACAGCAAGCGCCAGCATCTCCGGGTCGGCCTGCCCAACATAAAAGTCCGCCAAGCCGCAGAAGATCGCAATCGTGTAAGCGCCGGTGATCCATCCCGCACGTCCGGATCCCGCAATCCTTCGCACGATCAACCCGGCCAGAACACCGCACGCCAGCGTCGCCAGTAAACTCAGCACTCTCGCCGTGAACAGGTAATCGTGCGTCAGCCGGTGAAGCCACGCGACAATCGCGAACGACAGCATCGGATAGTTCACCGTCGTCCATCCATAAGCCGCTGGATAGAGCATCTGGTGGTGCGCCACCGCGCTCGCGTTATAGACGTTCCAGCCTTCGTTGTACGTAATTTCTACGCGATAGAACGCCCGCACCATCGGCAGCATCGCTGCGAATGCGGCGACTGCAAGGTAGCCCCACACAGTCCACCGCGCCAGAGCCTCATCACTGTGGGCATCGGCAAGCTGTCGGTTCAACGATAGGGCTCCAAATCAGCCGCCAATGGCTCAACAGCGGCTTGCATCACCGCAGTCCGGCGTGGCGTCTGCCACGTAAACAGGCTCGTCACCGAATAGTTCCAGACCGCGCTGAGCAGCGTCCCCAGCATTCCCGCCGCATACCACGGCAATCCACCGGCATACAGCGATCGCGCGACAATCACATTGGCCCACGCACCAAACGAGCAGGCCACGCAAAACGATGCCAGGCCCGTCAGCCATCGCAACCCGCGCAGGCTGCGATCGCGATAGGTAATCAGGTTATTCAGGAAGAAGTTCTCAATCATCGCGACGGTCGCCGCGATCGCCTGCGCCGCAATGAAGTGCAGGTGGAAGCCGTACAGCATTATTGCCAAAACAGCCAGATGGGTCGCCAGCCCGATCGCTCCCACCAGAGCAAACGCCGCAAACCGCACCGGCAGCAGCCCGCCCATCAGCTTGCTGATAACGAGCAGCAGATACTCCACGCCGGTGTGGACGCACAGCTTGCTCTCCCCGCGCGTCCGCCTGCGAAACTCATACCCCATCTCCGCCAGCCGTACCGGCCGCGGGCTCGACGCCAGCATGTCGACCAGTATCTTGAACCCGTTGCCCTGGAGATGTCGCACAACCTTGAGAAAGAAACCCCGCCGCACCAGGAAGAATCCGCTCATCGGATCGCTCAGCTCGCAGCGGCAAACCGCCCGGCTCACCCACTGCCCCACCTTGCTCAGGAGAACCCGATGCGCGGGAAACTCGCCCATGCTGCCGCCATCCGAGTTCCGGGTCCCTATAACGACATCCAGCGAGTCCTCTCGGAGTTGCTCCAGCATGCGCGGCAGCAGCGCCTCGTCATGCTGCATGTCCGCGTCCATCACGGCAACGCATTCCGCCGAGGTCGCCATGATGCCCTCAATGCACGCCGAAGACAACCCTCGCCGGCCTATCCGGTGCAGCAGTCGCACCCGCCGGTCTCGCGACGTCCACTGCCGCACCACCTCCGCCGTCTCGTCCGGGGAGTCGTCATCCACGAAGATCAGCTCCCAGGAGAGCCCCGCGAGCGCAATCCCCAATCTCCGGATGAACTCAGCAATGTTTTCCCGCTCCTGATAGGTCGGCACCACCACAGCCAGATCGAGCGCGTTTCCGGTTTCTTCGATAGATTCTTCCGCTGGGCCTACACCCACAGCTGTCTTCAACTGGTCGCCTCACTGGCCGAAATCGAGAAGCAGTTATTCGCATAGACGTGATTCTTCGGGCCGAGTTCCGGCCTGCGACCAAATTATGTCGGCAGGAGTACACACTCCTGCTCCGCCCAGCGTCCGCCAGGTCAGCAAGCTTCCTCCGCGTGAGTTCGCGGATCGATTAGGAATGTGAGGGATGACAAAGAAGTGGAGCCGACGAACGGACTTGAACCGTTGACCTGCTGATTACGAATCAGCTGCTCTACCAACTGAGCTACGTCGGCTTACTCTCCTCATTCTAACGGCAAAGCGAGGAGACGCCAAACGTCGCAGCTCTCTTGCATTCTCGAAACTCTCGCGCGTTACTCCAGCTCGTCGCGCTCCATGCGACCGGCCAGCGCGACCAGTGCAAGCACAGCAATCATCACTACCGTGGTCATCCAAACCGCGATCGTAGGCATGGGCTTTATCCCTTCAGACTCTTCATGTTCTGAGCCAGCGTTGCCTTCTCACTATCGCGTCTGTCTTTGTCTGGACAAATCCCCCGCTGCAAGTTCCGGAGAATCTGCGCTGTTACGTCCTCTGCAACGAAAGGGGTACGACCTCAGGTCTCGCCAGTCTCACGAACCCACCTTGTTCGCAAACGCGGCTGAGTGAAACATCCTTAACGGCAAAAGGGCCGCCCGGCAACAGGGCGACCCTTTTTCTATGGGAGGCAGCTCCAACGGAGGCAAAGCCATCGGAACGCTCTGGTGCAAGAGTATGTTCGCCTCCGGGTGGTGTCAAGACACAATTCCCATAAATCGTAAACATAAGTTAACAAACGATTTATGGGCAATAATGGGTTTTTGCCGCTGTTTTACCCTGTGATTCCCTCAAAGCTCCTGCAATCGGCTTAGTTCGGTCAGGAATGGGCGTTGGGCCCTGGTGTCTCCCAATGAGGCACCGGGTTCTGCGTCGACAGATGCAGACTCAGAAACTCCGGTTCACTCGCTGCCGGCTTGCCCTGCATCACCCGAATCAACGCCCGCCCGCCACCAAGGAACAGCCCCAGTAGCACCGCGCTTGCCATCAGCACGCCCGATAAAATCGCAATGCTGGTCAGCAGGCTAAACGTCTTTTGCACCTCGGTTTGAAAGACAGGCGGCATGTACTGATCCACGGCAACGATCTGCTTCATGTGCACGTTCTCAAGCATCGCGCCCGCTTCATTGCCAGGGAGCGCGCCGGAGGCCACCATCACCAGCTCCTGGTCACGCCGCACTCTCGCGTTTGCAAAACTCGGCCCTAACCCCTTCACACCCGTTGAAAACTTCTTCTCAAACGCCTGCGCGATCTGCGGCGTTGGATAGATCACCATGGTGACCGTCTCGCGCCCATGCTTCTCGTCGTAGTTGGCCGTCACGGCCTCGGCGCTCTTGTCCCATCCCAACGCGTTCGCCGGCAGCACGCCGCCCTCGGCTGCATAGCTCTCCGGTCCCAGCGCATACCGTAACCCTGAAGGCACCAGATGCTCCGCCGGCACAAAGCTCGGCAACAACGGCGCCACGCCCGTACTTCCCGTCGCCTTGGGCAACACCTTCGCCAGCTGGCTCAGAGCCGACGCATCGGCCGCGCTCGCCGGCGACGCAAGCACCAGCGTATCGCCGATCGTAAACAGCACGACGCCGTCGCCCACCGCATCGGACGAACCGACCTCTTTCCCTACGCGCATCTCCGGCCGCTCCGCGAGCGTAAACGCGCTATAGGCGCCCGTGCGGTCGCCAAATTCAACCGCCTCCACACGCATCGTGCGCCCGGCACGTGTATAGGTGTTCACCTGCGACCGCAGCGGTCCCGCCTCCTGCAGCGCAGCCTTGTTGACCGTCGTGAGGGAAACCGTCCCCGGTTCTGAACTTCCGCCCTGCTGCCACCCGCCGAAGTTTTGCGGAAGCAACTGCACCGGCGGCTCTGTCAGCGTGACACCCTGCGCGCGAGCCTGCACCGCGCCCGCCGCAAGCGCACACGCCACCGCTCCAATTGCAATTCGTGTACCCGCGCCCATACAGGTTCAGACTACACCCGCAGGCGAAGTGTTAGCGAATCCAGTGACCATCAACGGCCTATCGCCGCCCGCTCCGTTGCGACCGGCTTCTTCACGCCGTTGATGGTCTTCGCATATCGCGCCACACCCGCGTAGAGGCTCTCCGCCACGCGCTCGCGATACTCCGGCCGGCGCAGCTCATCCGCGTCCGTCGGGTTCGTGACGAAGCTGATCTCCGCTAGGATCGACGGCATATTCGCGCCGATCAACACGACAAACGGCGCCTTCTTCACCCCGCGATTCTTCAGCCCCTCATTGACCTTGGCCAGCCCGCCGTACAGTGACGTGTCCACGTCCTCCGCCAACTCGCGCGACTCATCAATCTTGTCCTTGAGTGCGATCTTCTTCACCAGGTCGCTCAGCTCATGCACGCTCTGCGTCGACACTGCGTTCTCGCGGCTCGCCACCTGCATCGCCTCCGGATCGCTCGTGAAGTTCAGGTAGTAGACCTCCACCCCGCGCGCGCTCGCATCCTGCGAGCTGTTCGCATGCACGCTGATGAATAGATCCGCCTGCGCCTTGTTCGCAATCGCCGTCCGCGTTTCCAGCGGAATAAACGTGTCGTCCGCGCGCGTGTAAACAATCTCCGCGCCCAGGCGGTCGTGCAGCAGCTTGCCCAACCGCAACGCCACATCGAGCACTACATCTTTCTCCTCAATACCGCCCGCGCCCAGCGTGCCCGAGTCATGTCCGCCGTGCCCCGCATCAATCACAATCCGGCCGATCTTCAGCCCCAGCGCGCGCATCAGCGTCGCCTCGCCATCGGCCGTCGGAGGCGGCGGCTCAGCCGGTTCTCCGGTCACATGCGACTTGCTCCGTGAGCCTCTCGCCTTGGCACTCGTTCCTGCCGACCGCTCCGCAATCGGCTGCGACGTCGGCCTTCTCGTCGCCTCAATCTTCCCCGGCTGGTCGCTGACCGCCGCAACCTCTACGCCGTCGTCAGACGTCTTCGTTGCCACCGAATTCGGTACCGGCTTGGACGTCGTCGGCTTCGACGGGATGATCACCCGCGGCCGCGCCACCGCCTGCTTCGCCTCGCCAGCCGTCTCCCGCGAAGGCAAACCAAACCCCGCACTGCCATCCGTCACCGGCATCGGCGGCAGGCTCGACACCTCCGACCCACTGCCAGGAGCGGCATCACTCTTCGGCACCTCCGCAGTTGTTGGAGCTGCATCCGGCACCTTAGCAGCCGCGATCTCCTGATCTCTGATCTCTGATCCCTGATCTCTCGTCTTCCCGTGGATATCGATAATCAGCCGGTACGGATTCGGCAGCAGAAACGCCGAGTACTCGCCCACCTGGTGCACATCCAGCACCACCCGCGTCACATCACCCGAGAACTGCGCCGCCCGGATCCTCGTCAGAAATCCATCGTCCGTCACCGCAAAGCTCTTGCCTACCAACTGCTGCGCCAGCCGCGCATGATGCAGATCGAAGAAGATGCGGTCCGGATTCTCCACCCGCGCCGCCTGATACTCCACCGCATCTCCAAGATCAATCGCCACGCGCGTATAGCTCGGCGTCGACCAGTGCCGAATCCCGGTCACCGTCGCCATCCGCCCCGGCTTCACAACTGCCGCGTCAACCTTCGCACTCGCCGGATGCTCCGCATCAACCTCAACACCCGCGTCCGGCGTCTCACTCGCCTTCTCTACCGCATCCTCTTCGCTCTTCGCAGCCGCCGGCTTCCGATAGTGCTCAGCCGCCCCTGGCAAACTCGGAACTCCTGGCTCAACCGACGCCTCGTCCGATCTCTGATCTCTAATCTCTAATCTCTTCTTCGCCTCCCGCGCCTCCGCACTCCGCGGATACTCCCCCTCCAGCAGCCCGCGAACCTTCTTCGCCTCCGCCGCATCGTCCGCCGCATCAGGCCCGAGCAGATCCAGCGCATGGCCCAGCGCGCGCGGAGCCATCGATCCCACCGGATACGCCTTCGCCAAAAACTCGTACTGCCCTGCCGCATCGCGCAGAGCTTTCCGGTCGTTTAGTTCCTGCCCCTCTTCGGCCAGCAGCTCCGCGACCTGCTCCACCGCCCGAGCCGCATGCGCATCGCCCGGATTGCCGTGATAGATCGCGCGAAACGCATCCATCACATGCGCGTACTCAATCTTGGTGTGCGTTCCCTGCGGCTTCGCCTCGAACACCTGCCGCGCCAGCACCGCGCTATCCCACGCACTCGCTTCTGTCCGCGCCGCAAGCCCCGCATGCGCACTCAGCAATACACACGCGCTCGCGGCTGCGCACCTCCAGCCGCGGCCGCATCCCATCCCGCTCTGCCGAGACACACGCATAGCCACCCTCAGTTTAGGTTCGCAACGCCCACCTCACCTCGCGAATCAGCCGCAGGTATTCGCCCATGTACCTGTTACCAAGGTGCCGTGGAAAACTCCTTGCACCGGTCGCAACAGCCGCCCCTGACTCGCTGACTTGCTGACTCGCTGACTCGCTGACTCGCTCTACGCGATCATCTCCCCAACAACCGACGCCGCCTGCGCCAGCACACCATCCAGCGCCGCCACATCGCTTCCACCAGCCTCCGCAAGATCCGGCCGCCCACCGCCTCTGCCGCCGACCTTCGCCGCCAGCGCGCCCACAACCTTCCCTGCCTGCACGCGCGATGTCAGGTCCTTCGTGACACCAGTAATCAGCGACACCTTGCCATCACTCGTCGCCGCTCCCAGCACTACCACACCCGAGCCCAGCTTCCCGCGCAGCTCATCCACCAGGTTCCTCATCTGCGACTTATCGAGCGCATCTACACGCCGAGCCAGCACCTTCACACCTTTAACTTCCACAGCCGAAGCCGCCGCATCCGCTGTCGCCGCACTCGCAGACTTCATCCGCATCTGCTCAAGCTCCCGCCGCAGCTTCTTCATCTCTTCGTCACTCTGCGCCAGCCTCGCCTGCAGCGCCGCAGCGTTCACATCGCCGCCAACAATCTGCCCCGCAACCTTTGTGACCTCCGCATCGCGCCGGAACAGCTCCAGCGACCCCGTCCCAGTCACCGCCTCTACGCGCCTCACTCCGCTCGACACCGAACTCTCACCCACCAACTTCAGCAGCCCGATCTCTCCCGTCGCCGCCGTGTGCGTTCCGCCGCACAGCTCCGTCGAGAAATCCCCAATCTTCACCACTCGCACGCGCTCGCCATACTTCTCGCCGAACAGCGCCATCGCGCCCAGCTCATGCACCGCCACATCGATCGGCACATCCACCAGCGTCTCCACCTTGCTGTTCGCGAGCACTTGCGTATTCACAATGTCCTCAATCTCCTGCAGCTCCTCGTCCGCCACACCCGCAAAGTGCGAAAAATCAAACCGCAGCCGCGTCGCATCATTCAACGACCCA
This is a stretch of genomic DNA from Acidobacteriaceae bacterium. It encodes these proteins:
- a CDS encoding oligopeptide transporter, OPT family, with product MATTTTTFRPFVSAEESPRELSARALILGAIFGIIFGAVTVYVGLKAGLTVAASIPISVLSISILRVFGRASILENNIVQTTGNAGQSIASGVIFTLPALVFLGFDLEGFRIFALALFGGWLGVLFMIPLRRQLIVEEHGALTYPEGTACAEVLTAGERGGSFASRVFLGLGFGALYALFQNEGLTALFPATPKKDFNFDPNGQQLMKGASLRADVTPEYLGVGYIIGIRVSAIMLAGGVFSWLVLMPTIVFFGKHMTTPLYPGTVPISMMDPSALWRTYVRPMGAGAVAASGLITLLRTAPTIISAFTAGLAQIRAKPGVEKNADVPRRSRVEHDLPMSVVIGGSILLVLLMFAFLVFRPVPGAQVSAAANFAAAILVVIFGFLFVTVSARIVGIVGSSASPVSGMTIATLMATAAIFLVKGWTAPAFGALAITIGGVVCIAASNAGDTSQDLKTGFLIGATPWKQQLAVMIGVIVSTLVIGVTLNLVNKGFESFSRIPQPKQLTLSALPEGVQQQGYFTRDEVKLRASASSSAPVVGDLANPRSYVLLNAIGSPVLEDGKYLYNPATQKVEVQWTQGIGSEKAAAPQGRLMATVINGILSRKLPWGLVLLGVALVIGVELLGVRSLTFAVGAYLSIGTTLAIFCGGFVRWLADLAVQRAGRAPVTEAESEVSPGSLFASGLIASGGIMGLVGVAFQAFDKTFPHFSPDNFLHHDVVSVICFGLLGFSLYYFARKPLAGEAVLEEVEREK
- a CDS encoding tetratricopeptide repeat protein, which produces MSQYRREDVLRILRLPHRQLNAWERAGLISASEHYSFDELVQLRKLRKLAETRISVKSIRQSVDAMQKVAGLSNPLLELAVVPRGSRLAFRQGGALVDPMTRQMAFDFELTPRAGLAVVRRACRYGADANSVTAEVQEMFLRAVRLEENSATLAEAKELYGEILEIQPHHAAAAINLGTIRYNERDFYSAEALYRRATEADPEYALAFFDLGNVLDELQRLPDAIAAYERALRLVPQYADAHYNLALAYERMQEPRRALRHWTRYIQLDPSGPWASHAKTQAKRILANERLVIVSRHARTMR
- a CDS encoding glycosyltransferase family 2 protein — its product is MKTAVGVGPAEESIEETGNALDLAVVVPTYQERENIAEFIRRLGIALAGLSWELIFVDDDSPDETAEVVRQWTSRDRRVRLLHRIGRRGLSSACIEGIMATSAECVAVMDADMQHDEALLPRMLEQLREDSLDVVIGTRNSDGGSMGEFPAHRVLLSKVGQWVSRAVCRCELSDPMSGFFLVRRGFFLKVVRHLQGNGFKILVDMLASSPRPVRLAEMGYEFRRRTRGESKLCVHTGVEYLLLVISKLMGGLLPVRFAAFALVGAIGLATHLAVLAIMLYGFHLHFIAAQAIAATVAMIENFFLNNLITYRDRSLRGLRWLTGLASFCVACSFGAWANVIVARSLYAGGLPWYAAGMLGTLLSAVWNYSVTSLFTWQTPRRTAVMQAAVEPLAADLEPYR
- a CDS encoding DUF6599 family protein; this encodes MACALAAGAVQARAQGVTLTEPPVQLLPQNFGGWQQGGSSEPGTVSLTTVNKAALQEAGPLRSQVNTYTRAGRTMRVEAVEFGDRTGAYSAFTLAERPEMRVGKEVGSSDAVGDGVVLFTIGDTLVLASPASAADASALSQLAKVLPKATGSTGVAPLLPSFVPAEHLVPSGLRYALGPESYAAEGGVLPANALGWDKSAEAVTANYDEKHGRETVTMVIYPTPQIAQAFEKKFSTGVKGLGPSFANARVRRDQELVMVASGALPGNEAGAMLENVHMKQIVAVDQYMPPVFQTEVQKTFSLLTSIAILSGVLMASAVLLGLFLGGGRALIRVMQGKPAASEPEFLSLHLSTQNPVPHWETPGPNAHS
- a CDS encoding N-acetylmuramoyl-L-alanine amidase, with amino-acid sequence MRVSRQSGMGCGRGWRCAAASACVLLSAHAGLAARTEASAWDSAVLARQVFEAKPQGTHTKIEYAHVMDAFRAIYHGNPGDAHAARAVEQVAELLAEEGQELNDRKALRDAAGQYEFLAKAYPVGSMAPRALGHALDLLGPDAADDAAEAKKVRGLLEGEYPRSAEAREAKKRLEIRDQRSDEASVEPGVPSLPGAAEHYRKPAAAKSEEDAVEKASETPDAGVEVDAEHPASAKVDAAVVKPGRMATVTGIRHWSTPSYTRVAIDLGDAVEYQAARVENPDRIFFDLHHARLAQQLVGKSFAVTDDGFLTRIRAAQFSGDVTRVVLDVHQVGEYSAFLLPNPYRLIIDIHGKTRDQGSEIRDQEIAAAKVPDAAPTTAEVPKSDAAPGSGSEVSSLPPMPVTDGSAGFGLPSRETAGEAKQAVARPRVIIPSKPTTSKPVPNSVATKTSDDGVEVAAVSDQPGKIEATRRPTSQPIAERSAGTSAKARGSRSKSHVTGEPAEPPPPTADGEATLMRALGLKIGRIVIDAGHGGHDSGTLGAGGIEEKDVVLDVALRLGKLLHDRLGAEIVYTRADDTFIPLETRTAIANKAQADLFISVHANSSQDASARGVEVYYLNFTSDPEAMQVASRENAVSTQSVHELSDLVKKIALKDKIDESRELAEDVDTSLYGGLAKVNEGLKNRGVKKAPFVVLIGANMPSILAEISFVTNPTDADELRRPEYRERVAESLYAGVARYAKTINGVKKPVATERAAIGR